A section of the Triticum dicoccoides isolate Atlit2015 ecotype Zavitan chromosome 7A, WEW_v2.0, whole genome shotgun sequence genome encodes:
- the LOC119332373 gene encoding chitinase 1-like, producing the protein MTNGYLFREYIGAQFTGVRFSDVPVNTGVSFHFILAFAIDYLASQQSKPTPTNGVFKPFWDTGNLTPAAMAATKAAHPNLSIMVSIGGDTVQNTGVNATYAPTFVDSWVANTVSSLSAMINQYGLDGVDVDYEHFGTDVDTFVEGIGRLLTQLKARFPNIRTSIAPYELPVNQKYYQALWRKYSGVIDYVNFQFYGYGANTVVQYYVQFYDEQARNYPGSGGTKLLASFKTGNVTGLLSPDQGISGAKELQRQGKLPGIFIFSADSSKMSPYLFKYETQAQQLVANH; encoded by the coding sequence ATGACGAACGGGTACCTCTTCCGGGAGTACATCGGCGCGCAGTTCACCGGCGTCCGGTTCTCCGACGTGCCCGTGAACACCGGCGTGAGCTTCCACTTCATCCTCGCCTTCGCCATCGACTACCTGGCGAGCCAGCAGTCCAAGCCCACGCCGACCAACGGCGTCTTCAAGCCGTTCTGGGACACGGGCAACCTCACCccggccgccatggccgccaccAAGGCGGCCCACCCTAACCTGAGCATCATGGTCAGCATCGGCGGCGACACCGTCCAGAACACGGGCGTCAACGCCACCTACGCCCCGACCTTCGTCGACTCGTGGGTGGCCAACACCGTCTCCTCCCTCTCCGCCATGATCAACCAGTACGGGCTGGACGGCGTGGACGTGGACTACGAGCACTTCGGCACCGACGTGGACACCTTCGTGGAGGGCATCGGCCGCCTGCTCACCCAGCTCAAGGCCCGCTTCCCCAACATCCGCACCTCCATCGCGCCCTACGAGCTCCCGGTCAACCAGAAGTACTACCAGGCTCTGTGGAGGAAGTACTCCGGGGTCATCGACTACGTCAACTTCCAGTTCTACGGCTACGGCGCCAACACCGTCGTCCAGTACTACGTGCAGTTCTACGACGAGCAGGCGCGCAACTACCCCGGCTCCGGCGGCACCAAGCTGCTCGCCAGCTTCAAGACCGGCAACGTCACCGGCCTGCTCTCGCCGGATCAAGGCATCAGCGGCGCCAAGGAGCTCCAGCGGCAGGGCAAGCTGCCGGGGATCTTCATCTTTTCGGCGGATAGCTCTAAGATGAGCCCCTACCTGTTCAAGTATGAGACCCAGGCGCAGCAGCTCGTCGCCAACCACTAA